The following proteins are co-located in the BD1-7 clade bacterium genome:
- the acnB_1 gene encoding Aconitate hydratase B yields the protein MSLYSEYLDEIATRKKDLGLNPKPIDSAELLSEIIDQIKDTGNENREDSLKFFIYNTLPGTTPAASVKAKFLKEIILGDAIVAEITPEFAFELLSHMKGGPSIDVLLGLALSSDEAVSKPAAEVLKTQVFLYEADTARLVAANNEGNAIAKEILESYAKAEFFTKLPEVEEKIEVITYIAGEGDISTDLLSPGNQAHSRADRELHGQCMITPEAQQEIVAMQKEHPNAKVMLIAEKGTMGVGSSRMSGVNNVALWAGKQASPYVPFINIAPVVAGTNGIAPIFLTTVDVTGGIGLDLKNWVKKVDADGNTVTDENGDPVLEEAYSVATGTILTIDTKAKKLYNGDKELVDVSSAFTPQKMEFMKAGGSYAVTFGKKLQTFAAEALGIEASQVYALSKEISHEGQGLTAVEKIFNRNAVGVTSKTPLHAGSNVRVKVNIVGSQDTTGPMTAQELEAMAASVISPSVDGAYQSGCHTASVWDSKAKANIPKLMSFMNNFGLITARDPKGVYHAMTDVIHKVLNDITVDDRAIIIGGDSHTRMSKGVAFGADSGTVAIALATGESAMPIPESVKVTFKGKMKSHMDFRDVVHATQAQMLKQFGGENVFQGRIIEVQIGTLMADQAFTFTDWTAEMKAKASICISDDETMVKSLELAKSRIQIMIDKGMENRDNMLQGLINLADKRIGEIQSGENPALAPDSSAKYYAEVVVDLDQIDEPMIADPDVNNDDASKRYTHDTIRPVSYYGGNKKVDLGFVGSCMVHKGDMQIIAQMLRNLEKKGPITFNAPLVVAPPTYNIVDELKAEGDWALLEKHAGFEFNDDDPKGAARTSYENIMYLERPGCNLCMGNQEKAEPGDTVLATSTRLFQGRVVADTNEKKGESLLGSTPLVVLSTILGRTPTIEEYKEAVEGINLTDFAPPSEDLSVEAQPVKIVG from the coding sequence ATGAGCTTATATTCAGAATACTTGGATGAAATCGCAACCCGTAAAAAGGACCTGGGACTGAATCCAAAGCCAATTGACAGTGCCGAATTGCTGTCGGAGATCATTGACCAGATAAAAGACACTGGCAATGAAAACCGTGAAGACTCACTGAAGTTCTTCATCTATAACACTCTCCCCGGCACTACCCCTGCTGCCAGCGTAAAAGCGAAATTCTTGAAAGAGATCATTCTGGGCGATGCAATCGTTGCCGAGATCACGCCAGAGTTCGCTTTCGAACTACTGTCTCACATGAAAGGCGGCCCATCAATTGATGTACTGCTGGGTCTGGCGCTCTCTTCTGACGAAGCTGTCTCTAAGCCAGCTGCAGAAGTTTTGAAGACGCAAGTTTTCCTTTATGAAGCCGATACCGCGCGTTTGGTCGCCGCAAACAACGAAGGCAATGCGATTGCCAAAGAGATTCTGGAAAGCTACGCAAAGGCTGAGTTCTTTACCAAGTTGCCAGAAGTTGAAGAAAAAATCGAAGTTATTACTTATATTGCCGGTGAAGGTGATATCTCTACTGATTTATTGTCGCCAGGTAACCAAGCACATTCACGTGCCGATCGCGAACTGCACGGCCAGTGCATGATCACCCCTGAAGCACAGCAAGAAATCGTTGCGATGCAAAAAGAGCATCCCAATGCGAAGGTGATGCTGATAGCAGAGAAAGGCACCATGGGTGTGGGTTCTTCTCGTATGTCAGGTGTGAACAACGTTGCCCTGTGGGCCGGCAAGCAAGCAAGCCCATATGTCCCGTTCATTAACATCGCTCCTGTTGTTGCCGGTACCAATGGCATCGCTCCGATCTTCTTGACGACTGTTGATGTAACCGGCGGTATCGGTCTTGATCTAAAAAACTGGGTTAAGAAAGTTGACGCTGACGGCAACACCGTAACTGACGAAAATGGCGACCCTGTACTGGAAGAAGCCTACTCAGTAGCCACGGGTACGATTCTGACTATCGATACTAAAGCTAAGAAGCTGTACAACGGTGACAAAGAGCTTGTTGATGTATCTAGCGCTTTCACGCCACAAAAGATGGAATTCATGAAAGCCGGCGGTTCTTATGCAGTTACATTTGGTAAGAAATTGCAAACTTTCGCCGCTGAAGCACTCGGCATCGAAGCCTCTCAGGTCTACGCACTGTCAAAAGAAATCTCTCACGAAGGCCAAGGCCTAACAGCGGTTGAGAAGATTTTCAACCGCAATGCAGTTGGCGTTACGTCCAAAACACCGCTGCATGCTGGCTCCAACGTTCGCGTTAAAGTAAACATTGTCGGCTCTCAAGACACCACCGGCCCTATGACCGCCCAGGAATTAGAAGCCATGGCGGCTTCTGTTATTTCGCCAAGCGTTGATGGTGCTTACCAGTCAGGTTGCCACACCGCATCGGTTTGGGATAGCAAGGCAAAAGCTAATATTCCTAAGTTAATGTCTTTCATGAACAACTTCGGTCTGATCACTGCACGTGATCCTAAAGGCGTTTACCACGCCATGACCGACGTTATTCACAAGGTTCTGAATGACATCACTGTCGACGACCGTGCAATCATCATTGGCGGCGACTCTCACACCCGCATGTCTAAAGGCGTTGCTTTTGGAGCCGACTCCGGTACCGTTGCGATCGCGCTGGCAACAGGTGAATCAGCGATGCCAATTCCTGAATCCGTGAAAGTGACTTTCAAAGGCAAGATGAAGTCACACATGGATTTCCGTGACGTCGTACACGCCACCCAGGCGCAAATGCTGAAGCAGTTTGGCGGAGAGAACGTCTTCCAGGGCCGCATCATCGAAGTACAAATCGGTACGTTGATGGCAGACCAAGCCTTCACCTTCACCGACTGGACAGCAGAAATGAAGGCGAAAGCGTCTATCTGTATCTCTGATGATGAGACAATGGTTAAGTCTCTAGAGCTTGCTAAGTCTCGTATCCAAATCATGATCGACAAGGGTATGGAAAACCGCGATAACATGCTGCAAGGCCTGATCAATTTGGCCGACAAGCGTATCGGTGAAATCCAGTCGGGTGAGAACCCAGCCCTTGCGCCAGACAGCAGCGCTAAATACTACGCTGAAGTTGTGGTTGACCTTGATCAAATCGATGAACCAATGATCGCCGATCCAGACGTTAACAATGACGATGCATCCAAGCGTTACACCCACGATACTATTCGTCCTGTTTCCTACTACGGTGGCAACAAGAAGGTTGACCTAGGTTTCGTTGGTTCTTGCATGGTTCACAAAGGTGACATGCAGATCATCGCTCAGATGCTGCGTAACCTGGAGAAGAAAGGCCCGATCACCTTTAATGCTCCTTTGGTTGTTGCACCACCAACCTACAACATCGTTGACGAGCTGAAAGCCGAAGGCGACTGGGCACTGCTCGAGAAGCATGCTGGTTTCGAATTTAACGACGACGACCCGAAAGGCGCCGCTCGTACTTCATACGAAAACATCATGTACCTGGAACGCCCTGGTTGTAACCTGTGTATGGGTAACCAAGAAAAAGCAGAGCCCGGCGACACCGTACTGGCCACCTCAACCCGCTTGTTCCAAGGCCGTGTTGTAGCCGATACCAACGAGAAAAAAGGTGAGTCTCTGTTAGGCTCTACTCCTCTGGTTGTACTGTCCACTATTCTGGGCCGCACACCAACCATCGAAGAGTACAAAGAAGCTGTTGAAGGCATCAACCTGACTGACTTCGCACCACCGTCTGAAGACCTGAGCGTTGAAGCACAGCCAGTTAAAATCGTCGGCTAA
- the acnB_2 gene encoding Aconitate hydratase B, whose amino-acid sequence MLEAYLEHVKERAAQDIPPKPLSPQQVSDLVELLKTPPKGDENLLIELISERVPPGVDEAAYVKAGFLSAIVKGQTTSPLINKSDAVKLLGNMHGGYNIETLVTLLDDTELAEQAAEELKHTLLMFDAFHDVEEKAKAGNEHAKDVVQSWADGEWFTNRNPLADSIKVVVFKVTGETNTDDLSPAPDAWSRPDIPLHARAMYKMTREGLEPEEHGVTGPMKQVQAVKAKGLPVAFVGDVVGTGSSRKSATNSILWFFGDDISGVPNKKGGGICIGGKVAPIFYNTMEDSGALVFEAPVEKLGMGDVIEIRPYDGKILSESGEVLSEFALKSDALIDEVQAGGRINLIIGRGLTAKARESLGLLVSDLFRKPETPADTGKGFSLGQKMVGKACGVEGIRPGTYCEPKMTTVGSQDTTGPMTRDELKDLACLGFSADLVMQSFCHTAAYPKPVDIDTQHTLPDFIRNRGGVSLRAGDGIIHSWLNRMLLPDTVGTGGDSHTRFPMGISFPAGSGLVAFAAATGVMPLDMPESVLVKFKGDMQPGVTLRDLVHAIPYQAIQDGLLTVEKKGKKNIFSGRILEIQGLKGLTIEQAFELSDASAERSAAGCTIELDEDKLSEYMRSNVTLLRSMIADGYGDARTLERRARKMEEWLANPELMKSDGDAEYAAVIEIDLNDIKEPIVCCPNDPDDAKLLSDVAGNTVDEVFIGSCMTNIGHFRAAGKLLDAHKGGLSTRLWLAPPTKMDEHQLMEEGYYNIFGRAGARTEMPGCSLCMGNQARVAPNSTVLSTSTRNFPNRLGDGANVYLASAELAAVGAIIGKLPTPAEYLEYTKNLDSMSEDVYRYLNFDQIAEFQKNAEDGRKIAAVQIDEVST is encoded by the coding sequence GTGCTTGAAGCCTACTTAGAACATGTTAAAGAACGCGCAGCGCAAGATATCCCACCCAAGCCACTGAGCCCGCAACAGGTCTCCGATCTGGTTGAATTGCTGAAAACTCCCCCCAAGGGTGACGAAAACCTTCTCATCGAACTGATTAGCGAACGCGTTCCCCCGGGTGTTGATGAAGCCGCCTACGTCAAAGCCGGCTTTTTATCCGCCATTGTTAAAGGGCAAACAACGTCACCACTGATTAACAAGAGCGACGCTGTAAAACTTTTAGGCAACATGCATGGCGGTTATAACATCGAAACCCTCGTTACACTGTTGGACGATACAGAGCTAGCCGAACAAGCTGCTGAAGAGCTGAAGCACACCTTACTGATGTTTGACGCCTTCCACGATGTCGAAGAGAAAGCCAAAGCGGGCAACGAACACGCAAAAGATGTTGTGCAAAGCTGGGCTGACGGTGAATGGTTCACCAACCGCAACCCACTGGCTGACAGCATAAAAGTTGTCGTATTCAAAGTGACCGGCGAAACCAACACCGACGATTTGTCTCCAGCACCTGACGCATGGAGCCGCCCTGATATCCCACTGCACGCGCGCGCCATGTACAAAATGACCCGCGAAGGCTTAGAGCCGGAAGAACACGGCGTAACTGGCCCAATGAAACAAGTCCAGGCGGTGAAAGCGAAAGGTCTGCCAGTCGCCTTTGTCGGCGATGTTGTAGGTACCGGCTCATCACGCAAGTCTGCAACCAACTCTATACTGTGGTTCTTCGGTGATGATATCTCTGGCGTGCCTAACAAAAAAGGCGGCGGCATCTGTATCGGCGGAAAAGTTGCCCCTATTTTCTACAACACCATGGAAGATTCCGGCGCATTGGTATTCGAGGCTCCGGTGGAAAAACTGGGCATGGGTGATGTGATAGAAATTCGCCCTTATGATGGCAAAATTTTGTCTGAATCGGGCGAAGTACTATCCGAGTTCGCTTTAAAATCTGATGCTCTGATCGACGAAGTACAAGCCGGCGGACGAATCAACCTGATCATTGGCCGCGGCTTGACCGCAAAAGCACGCGAATCATTGGGCTTACTCGTATCGGATCTCTTCCGCAAACCTGAAACACCTGCAGACACAGGCAAAGGTTTCTCTCTTGGACAAAAAATGGTGGGTAAGGCATGCGGTGTTGAAGGCATCCGCCCCGGCACCTACTGCGAACCAAAGATGACCACTGTCGGCTCTCAGGACACCACGGGGCCAATGACACGTGATGAACTCAAAGACCTGGCGTGCCTCGGCTTTTCGGCCGACTTGGTTATGCAATCTTTTTGCCATACCGCCGCCTACCCTAAGCCAGTAGACATCGATACCCAGCACACGCTGCCTGATTTTATCCGCAACCGCGGCGGCGTTTCGCTGCGCGCAGGCGACGGCATCATCCACTCCTGGCTAAACCGTATGCTGCTGCCTGACACCGTCGGAACCGGTGGCGACTCGCACACTCGCTTCCCTATGGGTATTTCTTTCCCGGCAGGCTCTGGGCTGGTCGCTTTCGCTGCCGCAACAGGCGTGATGCCACTGGATATGCCAGAGTCAGTCTTGGTGAAATTTAAAGGTGACATGCAGCCCGGGGTCACCTTGCGCGACCTCGTCCATGCAATTCCTTATCAAGCGATTCAAGACGGTCTGCTGACCGTTGAAAAGAAAGGCAAGAAGAATATTTTTTCTGGCCGTATTCTTGAGATTCAAGGCCTCAAAGGCCTGACAATCGAACAGGCATTTGAGCTGTCTGATGCATCAGCTGAGCGATCTGCCGCAGGCTGCACCATAGAGCTGGACGAAGACAAACTGTCGGAATACATGCGCTCTAACGTAACCCTGCTGCGCTCCATGATTGCCGATGGCTACGGCGATGCTCGTACCCTTGAGCGTCGCGCACGCAAGATGGAAGAGTGGCTGGCCAACCCCGAGTTGATGAAATCTGATGGGGATGCTGAGTACGCTGCGGTTATCGAAATCGACCTGAATGACATCAAAGAGCCCATCGTATGCTGTCCGAATGATCCGGATGATGCAAAACTGCTATCAGATGTAGCCGGCAATACCGTGGATGAAGTCTTCATTGGCTCTTGTATGACGAACATCGGTCACTTCCGTGCAGCCGGTAAACTTCTGGATGCGCATAAAGGCGGTCTCTCAACACGCTTATGGCTGGCTCCGCCAACGAAAATGGATGAGCACCAGCTGATGGAAGAAGGCTACTACAATATTTTTGGCCGAGCAGGCGCGCGCACAGAGATGCCTGGCTGCTCTTTGTGCATGGGCAACCAAGCGCGTGTTGCGCCAAACAGCACTGTGCTATCGACCTCAACACGTAACTTCCCCAACCGCTTAGGCGATGGTGCAAACGTTTACCTGGCATCCGCAGAGCTCGCGGCTGTGGGTGCTATCATCGGCAAACTGCCTACCCCCGCCGAATATCTGGAATACACAAAGAATCTCGATAGCATGTCGGAAGATGTTTATCGCTATTTGAACTTCGATCAGATCGCTGAATTCCAGAAGAATGCGGAAGACGGCAGGAAAATCGCAGCGGTTCAAATCGACGAAGTCAGCACATAA